A single genomic interval of Rhododendron vialii isolate Sample 1 chromosome 3a, ASM3025357v1 harbors:
- the LOC131318640 gene encoding putative disease resistance protein RGA4 isoform X3, producing MAEVVLFNLAKEILLKLGSTALQQVGLAWGVKKELRKLENKISTIRNVLLSAEEEQMRNPAVKGWLQRLKLVFYDADDLLDEVATETLRRQMKTHKSMVREVCYFFTSSNTLAFHYVLGRNIKDIAERLDEIVAEMRDFKFVVKVAERPIEIKRRDDTSSLVHIPEVTGRDTDKEALIKLLLSSSDDNNFHIIPIVGMGGLGKTTLAQLVYNDDRIQNHFSTKMWVCVSDDFDMKRILIKLLEVVGDNGCNNEGIEHLQIRVRRVLSDNKFFLVLDDVWNENRVQWKKLQDLFAVGASGSRILVTTRSKMVASIVRTMEPYELEGLSDEDCLRILVKWAFEEGEENKHQNLVNIGREIVKKCGGVPLAARTLGAMLFMKTNDRDWFFVRNNEIWSLVKNENDILPILRLSYDQMPSYLKQCFAYCSLFVKDQIIFKQELIYGWMAHGFIQSSDKDEELEDIGEEYIEELARRSFLQPDSDLAHDRYKMHDLVHDLAQYVAGNERLTVKGENIVVIPERVRHVSFDSSLYTEFPKHLIKAKKLRTMFLPSETGPNFGSSVEEAIPGFRCLRVLNFGHRGLNFYPRNRDIHVLPKEIGNLDHLRYLTCSDVEKLPRSLCKLLNLQYLDLYGSTLDQLPEDFGNLINLRFLCLSSNLTCLPEKGIGGLTSLRIFLLLVNGELRSLGDGIQNLTCLRELVIWGCPKLTSLLSGVKHLTSLKHLEIRYCQNLELSEEYDLKGLKSLKKLVLNGLPKLVSLPKGLNDSADTLNHLHLSFCKNLTTLSESVLPNLGSLQVLEIRHCHNRMSLPQGMQRLAALRRLRIVDCFHLSRRCEEGIGEDWPKIAHVPDSCIQQSYHMKVIAWFVFER from the exons ATGGCAGAAGTAGTTCTATTCAACCTTGCCAAAGAGATCTTGTTGAAATTGGGGTCAACTGCCCTCCAACAGGTTGGATTAGCGTGGGGAGTAAAAAAGGAGCTGAGGAAGCTGGAGAACAAGATCTCCACCATCAGAAATGTTCTTCTGAGTGCAGAAGAGGAGCAGATGAGAAACCCAGCTGTAAAGGGCTGGCTACAAAGGCTTAAACTTGTATTTTACGATGCTGATGACTTGTTGGATGAAGTCGCAACCGAGACTTTGAGAAGGCAAATGAAAACTCACAAGAGCATGGTGAGAGAGGTATGCTATTTCTTCACAAGCTCAAATACACTGGCATTTCATTATGTTTTGGGTCGAAACATTAAGGATATCGCCGAGAGGCTTGATGAGATTGTTGCGGAGATGCGAGATTTTAAGTTTGTTGTGAAAGTAGCAGAAAGGCCAATTGAGATCAAAAGAAGGGATGATACCTCCTCCCTTGTGCATATTCCGGAGGTTACCGGAAGAGATACTGACAAAGAAGCTTTAATAAAATTGTTATTGTCCTCTAGTGATGATAACAATTTTCACATCATTCCCATAGTGGGAATGGGGGGTCTAGGAAAAACCACACTTGCACAACTGGTTTACAACGATGATAGGATTCAAAACCATTTTAGCACAAAAATGTGGGTTTGTGTCTCTGATGATTTTGATATGAAAAGAATCTTGATTAAACTGTTGGAAGTGGTAGGGGACAATGGCTGCAACAATGAAGGAATTGAGCATTTACAAATTCGTGTTCGGCGAGTGTTAAGTGACAACAAGTTTTTCCTCGTTCTGGATGATGTATGGAATGAGAACCGCGTACAATGGAAAAAATTGCAAGATTTGTTTGCTGTGGGAGCGAGTGGGAGCAGAATTCTGGTAACCACGCGGAGTAAAATGGTTGCTTCAATTGTCCGCACCATGGAACCATATGAGCTGGAAGGTCTTTCAGATGAAGATTGTTTACGTATATTGGTGAAATGGGCAtttgaagaaggagaagagaataAGCATCAGAACCTAGTTAACATTGGTAGAGAAATAGTGAAGAAGTGTGGag GTGTACCTCTTGCAGCAAGAACCTTAGGAGCGATGTTGTTCATGAAAACAAATGATCGTGATTGGTTTTTTGTGAGGAACAATGAGATTTGGTCtcttgtaaaaaatgagaatgatATCCTACCGATTCTCAGGTTGAGTTATGACCAAATGCCCTCGTACTTAAAACAATGCTTTGCCTATTGTTCGTTATTTGTGAAAGATCAGATAATTTTCAAACAAGAGTTAATATATGGTTGGATGGCCCATGGATTCATACAGTCCTCAGACAAGGATGAAGAATTAGAAGATATAGGTGAAGAGTACATAGAAGAGCTGGCAAGAAGGTCCTTTCTTCAACCTGACAGTGATCTTGCTCACGATCGCTATAAAATGCATGATCTTGTTCACGATCTTGCACAATATGTGGCTGGTAATGAACGATTGACTGTGAAAGGGGAAAATATTGTGGTAATTCCTGAGAGGGTTCGGCATGTGTCATTTGATTCGAGTCTATATACCGAATTCCCAAAACATTTGATCAAAGCAAAGAAGTTGCGGACCATGTTTTTACCAAGTGAGACAGGGCCCAATTTTGGATCATCTGTCGAAGAAGCAATTCCAGGTTTTAGATGCTTACGAGTGTTGAACTTCGGTCATAGAGGTTTAAACTTCTACCCTAGAAATAGGGATATACATGTCTTGCCCAAGGAGATAGGAAATTTGGACCATTTAAGGTACCTCACTTGTTCTGACGTTGAAAAACTCCCTAGATCTCTTTGCAAGCTATTAAACTTGCAGTATTTGGATCTCTACGGATCAACACTTGATCAACTGCCTGAAGATTTTGGCAACCTAATTAACCTTCGGTTCTTGTGCTTATCATCTAACTTGACATGTTTACCAGAGAAAGGGATTGGTGGATTAACTTCTCTTCGGATATTTCTACTGCTTGTTAACGGTGAATTGAGGTCTTTGGGTGATGGTATACAAAACCTCACTTGCCTCCGGGAATTGGTCATATGGGGCTGTCCAAAACTGACTTCTTTGCTGTCTGGCGTTAAACACCTCACGTCTCTCAAGCATTTAGAAATTCGTTACTGTCAAAATCTTGAACTCTCGGAAGAGTACGATTTGAAAGGGCTGAAAAGCCTGAAGAAGTTAGTACTAAATGGTCTCCCTAAGTTGGTGAGTTTGCCCAAGGGGCTTAATGATTCTGCTGATACACTGAATCACTTACATCTCTCGTTTTGTAAGAATTTGACAACCTTATCAGAGTCCGTCCTCCCGAATCTCGGATCACTTCAAGTACTTGAAATCCGCCATTGTCATAATCGTATGTCGCTACCACAAGGGATGCAACGTCTTGCTGCACTACGGCGTTTGCGTATTGTGGACTGCTTCCACTTGAGTAGAAGATGTGAAGAAGGGATAGGAGAGGATTGGCCTAAGATTGCGCATGTCCCTGACAGTTGTATCCAACAGAGTTATCATATGAAG GTTATTGCTTGGTTCGTCTTCGAAAGATGA
- the LOC131318640 gene encoding putative disease resistance protein RGA4 isoform X2: MAEVVLFNLAKEILLKLGSTALQQVGLAWGVKKELRKLENKISTIRNVLLSAEEEQMRNPAVKGWLQRLKLVFYDADDLLDEVATETLRRQMKTHKSMVREVCYFFTSSNTLAFHYVLGRNIKDIAERLDEIVAEMRDFKFVVKVAERPIEIKRRDDTSSLVHIPEVTGRDTDKEALIKLLLSSSDDNNFHIIPIVGMGGLGKTTLAQLVYNDDRIQNHFSTKMWVCVSDDFDMKRILIKLLEVVGDNGCNNEGIEHLQIRVRRVLSDNKFFLVLDDVWNENRVQWKKLQDLFAVGASGSRILVTTRSKMVASIVRTMEPYELEGLSDEDCLRILVKWAFEEGEENKHQNLVNIGREIVKKCGGVPLAARTLGAMLFMKTNDRDWFFVRNNEIWSLVKNENDILPILRLSYDQMPSYLKQCFAYCSLFVKDQIIFKQELIYGWMAHGFIQSSDKDEELEDIGEEYIEELARRSFLQPDSDLAHDRYKMHDLVHDLAQYVAGNERLTVKGENIVVIPERVRHVSFDSSLYTEFPKHLIKAKKLRTMFLPSETGPNFGSSVEEAIPGFRCLRVLNFGHRGLNFYPRNRDIHVLPKEIGNLDHLRYLTCSDVEKLPRSLCKLLNLQYLDLYGSTLDQLPEDFGNLINLRFLCLSSNLTCLPEKGIGGLTSLRIFLLLVNGELRSLGDGIQNLTCLRELVIWGCPKLTSLLSGVKHLTSLKHLEIRYCQNLELSEEYDLKGLKSLKKLVLNGLPKLVSLPKGLNDSADTLNHLHLSFCKNLTTLSESVLPNLGSLQVLEIRHCHNRMSLPQGMQRLAALRRLRIVDCFHLSRRCEEGIGEDWPKIAHVPDSCIQQSYHMKAFRDEIELSELPSVSEFSGFRLRFQGLLLGSSSKDERLTVDT, from the exons ATGGCAGAAGTAGTTCTATTCAACCTTGCCAAAGAGATCTTGTTGAAATTGGGGTCAACTGCCCTCCAACAGGTTGGATTAGCGTGGGGAGTAAAAAAGGAGCTGAGGAAGCTGGAGAACAAGATCTCCACCATCAGAAATGTTCTTCTGAGTGCAGAAGAGGAGCAGATGAGAAACCCAGCTGTAAAGGGCTGGCTACAAAGGCTTAAACTTGTATTTTACGATGCTGATGACTTGTTGGATGAAGTCGCAACCGAGACTTTGAGAAGGCAAATGAAAACTCACAAGAGCATGGTGAGAGAGGTATGCTATTTCTTCACAAGCTCAAATACACTGGCATTTCATTATGTTTTGGGTCGAAACATTAAGGATATCGCCGAGAGGCTTGATGAGATTGTTGCGGAGATGCGAGATTTTAAGTTTGTTGTGAAAGTAGCAGAAAGGCCAATTGAGATCAAAAGAAGGGATGATACCTCCTCCCTTGTGCATATTCCGGAGGTTACCGGAAGAGATACTGACAAAGAAGCTTTAATAAAATTGTTATTGTCCTCTAGTGATGATAACAATTTTCACATCATTCCCATAGTGGGAATGGGGGGTCTAGGAAAAACCACACTTGCACAACTGGTTTACAACGATGATAGGATTCAAAACCATTTTAGCACAAAAATGTGGGTTTGTGTCTCTGATGATTTTGATATGAAAAGAATCTTGATTAAACTGTTGGAAGTGGTAGGGGACAATGGCTGCAACAATGAAGGAATTGAGCATTTACAAATTCGTGTTCGGCGAGTGTTAAGTGACAACAAGTTTTTCCTCGTTCTGGATGATGTATGGAATGAGAACCGCGTACAATGGAAAAAATTGCAAGATTTGTTTGCTGTGGGAGCGAGTGGGAGCAGAATTCTGGTAACCACGCGGAGTAAAATGGTTGCTTCAATTGTCCGCACCATGGAACCATATGAGCTGGAAGGTCTTTCAGATGAAGATTGTTTACGTATATTGGTGAAATGGGCAtttgaagaaggagaagagaataAGCATCAGAACCTAGTTAACATTGGTAGAGAAATAGTGAAGAAGTGTGGag GTGTACCTCTTGCAGCAAGAACCTTAGGAGCGATGTTGTTCATGAAAACAAATGATCGTGATTGGTTTTTTGTGAGGAACAATGAGATTTGGTCtcttgtaaaaaatgagaatgatATCCTACCGATTCTCAGGTTGAGTTATGACCAAATGCCCTCGTACTTAAAACAATGCTTTGCCTATTGTTCGTTATTTGTGAAAGATCAGATAATTTTCAAACAAGAGTTAATATATGGTTGGATGGCCCATGGATTCATACAGTCCTCAGACAAGGATGAAGAATTAGAAGATATAGGTGAAGAGTACATAGAAGAGCTGGCAAGAAGGTCCTTTCTTCAACCTGACAGTGATCTTGCTCACGATCGCTATAAAATGCATGATCTTGTTCACGATCTTGCACAATATGTGGCTGGTAATGAACGATTGACTGTGAAAGGGGAAAATATTGTGGTAATTCCTGAGAGGGTTCGGCATGTGTCATTTGATTCGAGTCTATATACCGAATTCCCAAAACATTTGATCAAAGCAAAGAAGTTGCGGACCATGTTTTTACCAAGTGAGACAGGGCCCAATTTTGGATCATCTGTCGAAGAAGCAATTCCAGGTTTTAGATGCTTACGAGTGTTGAACTTCGGTCATAGAGGTTTAAACTTCTACCCTAGAAATAGGGATATACATGTCTTGCCCAAGGAGATAGGAAATTTGGACCATTTAAGGTACCTCACTTGTTCTGACGTTGAAAAACTCCCTAGATCTCTTTGCAAGCTATTAAACTTGCAGTATTTGGATCTCTACGGATCAACACTTGATCAACTGCCTGAAGATTTTGGCAACCTAATTAACCTTCGGTTCTTGTGCTTATCATCTAACTTGACATGTTTACCAGAGAAAGGGATTGGTGGATTAACTTCTCTTCGGATATTTCTACTGCTTGTTAACGGTGAATTGAGGTCTTTGGGTGATGGTATACAAAACCTCACTTGCCTCCGGGAATTGGTCATATGGGGCTGTCCAAAACTGACTTCTTTGCTGTCTGGCGTTAAACACCTCACGTCTCTCAAGCATTTAGAAATTCGTTACTGTCAAAATCTTGAACTCTCGGAAGAGTACGATTTGAAAGGGCTGAAAAGCCTGAAGAAGTTAGTACTAAATGGTCTCCCTAAGTTGGTGAGTTTGCCCAAGGGGCTTAATGATTCTGCTGATACACTGAATCACTTACATCTCTCGTTTTGTAAGAATTTGACAACCTTATCAGAGTCCGTCCTCCCGAATCTCGGATCACTTCAAGTACTTGAAATCCGCCATTGTCATAATCGTATGTCGCTACCACAAGGGATGCAACGTCTTGCTGCACTACGGCGTTTGCGTATTGTGGACTGCTTCCACTTGAGTAGAAGATGTGAAGAAGGGATAGGAGAGGATTGGCCTAAGATTGCGCATGTCCCTGACAGTTGTATCCAACAGAGTTATCATATGAAG GCTTTTAGAGACGAGATTGAGCTCTCTGAGTTACCATCAGTTTCCGAATTTTCTGGATTTCGCTTGCGTTTTCAGGG GTTATTGCTTGGTTCGTCTTCGAAAGATGAAAGACTTACGGTGGATACCTAA
- the LOC131318648 gene encoding disease resistance protein RGA2-like yields the protein MTIGFRNISPKDCGSVFLMILMHVKRILIKLLQAGDPNGDASYSSEGLEQLQNRARNVLCEDKFVLFLDDIWNEDRVVWKKLENLLITQGRGSKIVVTTRSKKVALIVRTSTVKPYELRGLSDDECLHILVKWAFKEGGESKHPNLVNIAREIEKKCGGVPLAARTLGALLFSKINEHDWSSVRDSEMWAIVQKENDVLPILRLSYDQMPSYLKPCFQYCSLFEKVEDIYGRKLIYAWIALGYVQCLDPNEELEDIGEGYILELVRRSFLELHYSIFPIPVRRETHKMHDLVHDLAQYVPGNECLTIKGAIPEAIPDTIRHVSFGSNTYCTFPRPLMEAKKLRTIFYPVKIGPTFGSSIEPEIASFGCLRVLDGRDFDDSISLPENIGKLKLLRYISRANNLPK from the exons ATGACGATAGGATTCAGAAACATTTCACCAAAAGATTGTGGGTCTGTATTTCTAATGATTTTGATGCATGTCAAAAGAATCCTAATTAAATTATTGCAAGCGGGTGATCCCAATGGGGACGCTAGTTATAGTAGCGAAGGACTTGAGCAGTTGCAAAACCGAGCTAGAAATGTGTTATGCGAAGATAAGTTTGTCCTTTTTCTGGACGACATCTGGAATGAGGACCGTGTAGTGTGGAAAAAATTGGAGAATTTGTTAATAACGCAAGGGAGAGGAAGCAAAATTGTTGTAACCACACGTAGTAAGAAGGTTGCTTTAATTGTCAGAACGAGCACCGTGAAACCATATGAACTTAGAGGTCTTTCAGACGATGAATGTTTACATATATTGGTGAAATGGGCATTTAAAGAAGGGGGTGAGAGTAAGCATCCGAACCTAGTCAACATCGCtagagaaatagagaaaaagtGTGGAGGTGTACCTCTTGCGGCGAGGACCTTAGGAGCATTATTGTTTTCTAAAATAAATGAGCATGATTGGTCGTCCGTGAGGGACAGTGAAATGTGGGCTATTGTACAAAAGGAGAATGATGTCTTACCGATATTGAG GTTGAGTTATGACCAAATGCCATCATATTTAAAACCCTGCTTTCAATATTGTTCATTGTTTGAGAAAGTTGAAGACATTTATGGAAGGAAGTTGATTTACGCTTGGATTGCCCTAGGGTATGTCCAATGCTTAGACCCGAATGAAGAATTAGAGGACATAGGTGAAGGATATATTCTTGAGCTTGTAAGGAGGTCCTTTCTTGAACTACATTATAGCATCTTTCCTATTCCAGTTAGAAGGGAGACGCATAAAATGCATGATCTTGTTCACGACCTAGCACAATATGTGCCTGGTAATGAATGCTTGACCATTAAAGGGGCTATTCCCGAGGCAATTCCTGATACAATTCGCCACGTATCATTCGGTTCAAATACATATTGCACATTTCCAAGACCTTTGATGGAAGCCAAGAAGTTGCGGACCATTTTCTACCCAGTGAAAATAGGGCCCACGTTTGGATCATCTATTGAGCCAGAAATCGCAAGTTTTGGATGCTTACGTGTGCTAGACGGACGGGATTTTGACGACAGCATTTCCTTGCCAGAAAATATAGGGAAATTGAAGCTGTTAAGGTATATTAGTAGAGCTAACAATCTCCCAAAATAG
- the LOC131318640 gene encoding putative disease resistance protein RGA4 isoform X1, which produces MAEVVLFNLAKEILLKLGSTALQQVGLAWGVKKELRKLENKISTIRNVLLSAEEEQMRNPAVKGWLQRLKLVFYDADDLLDEVATETLRRQMKTHKSMVREVCYFFTSSNTLAFHYVLGRNIKDIAERLDEIVAEMRDFKFVVKVAERPIEIKRRDDTSSLVHIPEVTGRDTDKEALIKLLLSSSDDNNFHIIPIVGMGGLGKTTLAQLVYNDDRIQNHFSTKMWVCVSDDFDMKRILIKLLEVVGDNGCNNEGIEHLQIRVRRVLSDNKFFLVLDDVWNENRVQWKKLQDLFAVGASGSRILVTTRSKMVASIVRTMEPYELEGLSDEDCLRILVKWAFEEGEENKHQNLVNIGREIVKKCGGVPLAARTLGAMLFMKTNDRDWFFVRNNEIWSLVKNENDILPILRLSYDQMPSYLKQCFAYCSLFVKDQIIFKQELIYGWMAHGFIQSSDKDEELEDIGEEYIEELARRSFLQPDSDLAHDRYKMHDLVHDLAQYVAGNERLTVKGENIVVIPERVRHVSFDSSLYTEFPKHLIKAKKLRTMFLPSETGPNFGSSVEEAIPGFRCLRVLNFGHRGLNFYPRNRDIHVLPKEIGNLDHLRYLTCSDVEKLPRSLCKLLNLQYLDLYGSTLDQLPEDFGNLINLRFLCLSSNLTCLPEKGIGGLTSLRIFLLLVNGELRSLGDGIQNLTCLRELVIWGCPKLTSLLSGVKHLTSLKHLEIRYCQNLELSEEYDLKGLKSLKKLVLNGLPKLVSLPKGLNDSADTLNHLHLSFCKNLTTLSESVLPNLGSLQVLEIRHCHNRMSLPQGMQRLAALRRLRIVDCFHLSRRCEEGIGEDWPKIAHVPDSCIQQSYHMKRSFFDQAFRDEIELSELPSVSEFSGFRLRFQGLLLGSSSKDERLTVDT; this is translated from the exons ATGGCAGAAGTAGTTCTATTCAACCTTGCCAAAGAGATCTTGTTGAAATTGGGGTCAACTGCCCTCCAACAGGTTGGATTAGCGTGGGGAGTAAAAAAGGAGCTGAGGAAGCTGGAGAACAAGATCTCCACCATCAGAAATGTTCTTCTGAGTGCAGAAGAGGAGCAGATGAGAAACCCAGCTGTAAAGGGCTGGCTACAAAGGCTTAAACTTGTATTTTACGATGCTGATGACTTGTTGGATGAAGTCGCAACCGAGACTTTGAGAAGGCAAATGAAAACTCACAAGAGCATGGTGAGAGAGGTATGCTATTTCTTCACAAGCTCAAATACACTGGCATTTCATTATGTTTTGGGTCGAAACATTAAGGATATCGCCGAGAGGCTTGATGAGATTGTTGCGGAGATGCGAGATTTTAAGTTTGTTGTGAAAGTAGCAGAAAGGCCAATTGAGATCAAAAGAAGGGATGATACCTCCTCCCTTGTGCATATTCCGGAGGTTACCGGAAGAGATACTGACAAAGAAGCTTTAATAAAATTGTTATTGTCCTCTAGTGATGATAACAATTTTCACATCATTCCCATAGTGGGAATGGGGGGTCTAGGAAAAACCACACTTGCACAACTGGTTTACAACGATGATAGGATTCAAAACCATTTTAGCACAAAAATGTGGGTTTGTGTCTCTGATGATTTTGATATGAAAAGAATCTTGATTAAACTGTTGGAAGTGGTAGGGGACAATGGCTGCAACAATGAAGGAATTGAGCATTTACAAATTCGTGTTCGGCGAGTGTTAAGTGACAACAAGTTTTTCCTCGTTCTGGATGATGTATGGAATGAGAACCGCGTACAATGGAAAAAATTGCAAGATTTGTTTGCTGTGGGAGCGAGTGGGAGCAGAATTCTGGTAACCACGCGGAGTAAAATGGTTGCTTCAATTGTCCGCACCATGGAACCATATGAGCTGGAAGGTCTTTCAGATGAAGATTGTTTACGTATATTGGTGAAATGGGCAtttgaagaaggagaagagaataAGCATCAGAACCTAGTTAACATTGGTAGAGAAATAGTGAAGAAGTGTGGag GTGTACCTCTTGCAGCAAGAACCTTAGGAGCGATGTTGTTCATGAAAACAAATGATCGTGATTGGTTTTTTGTGAGGAACAATGAGATTTGGTCtcttgtaaaaaatgagaatgatATCCTACCGATTCTCAGGTTGAGTTATGACCAAATGCCCTCGTACTTAAAACAATGCTTTGCCTATTGTTCGTTATTTGTGAAAGATCAGATAATTTTCAAACAAGAGTTAATATATGGTTGGATGGCCCATGGATTCATACAGTCCTCAGACAAGGATGAAGAATTAGAAGATATAGGTGAAGAGTACATAGAAGAGCTGGCAAGAAGGTCCTTTCTTCAACCTGACAGTGATCTTGCTCACGATCGCTATAAAATGCATGATCTTGTTCACGATCTTGCACAATATGTGGCTGGTAATGAACGATTGACTGTGAAAGGGGAAAATATTGTGGTAATTCCTGAGAGGGTTCGGCATGTGTCATTTGATTCGAGTCTATATACCGAATTCCCAAAACATTTGATCAAAGCAAAGAAGTTGCGGACCATGTTTTTACCAAGTGAGACAGGGCCCAATTTTGGATCATCTGTCGAAGAAGCAATTCCAGGTTTTAGATGCTTACGAGTGTTGAACTTCGGTCATAGAGGTTTAAACTTCTACCCTAGAAATAGGGATATACATGTCTTGCCCAAGGAGATAGGAAATTTGGACCATTTAAGGTACCTCACTTGTTCTGACGTTGAAAAACTCCCTAGATCTCTTTGCAAGCTATTAAACTTGCAGTATTTGGATCTCTACGGATCAACACTTGATCAACTGCCTGAAGATTTTGGCAACCTAATTAACCTTCGGTTCTTGTGCTTATCATCTAACTTGACATGTTTACCAGAGAAAGGGATTGGTGGATTAACTTCTCTTCGGATATTTCTACTGCTTGTTAACGGTGAATTGAGGTCTTTGGGTGATGGTATACAAAACCTCACTTGCCTCCGGGAATTGGTCATATGGGGCTGTCCAAAACTGACTTCTTTGCTGTCTGGCGTTAAACACCTCACGTCTCTCAAGCATTTAGAAATTCGTTACTGTCAAAATCTTGAACTCTCGGAAGAGTACGATTTGAAAGGGCTGAAAAGCCTGAAGAAGTTAGTACTAAATGGTCTCCCTAAGTTGGTGAGTTTGCCCAAGGGGCTTAATGATTCTGCTGATACACTGAATCACTTACATCTCTCGTTTTGTAAGAATTTGACAACCTTATCAGAGTCCGTCCTCCCGAATCTCGGATCACTTCAAGTACTTGAAATCCGCCATTGTCATAATCGTATGTCGCTACCACAAGGGATGCAACGTCTTGCTGCACTACGGCGTTTGCGTATTGTGGACTGCTTCCACTTGAGTAGAAGATGTGAAGAAGGGATAGGAGAGGATTGGCCTAAGATTGCGCATGTCCCTGACAGTTGTATCCAACAGAGTTATCATATGAAG AGATCATTTTTTGACCAGGCTTTTAGAGACGAGATTGAGCTCTCTGAGTTACCATCAGTTTCCGAATTTTCTGGATTTCGCTTGCGTTTTCAGGG GTTATTGCTTGGTTCGTCTTCGAAAGATGAAAGACTTACGGTGGATACCTAA